In one window of Cydia fagiglandana chromosome 1, ilCydFagi1.1, whole genome shotgun sequence DNA:
- the LOC134671181 gene encoding 3-oxoacyl-[acyl-carrier-protein] reductase FabG-like, whose protein sequence is MSLINKVVIVTGASSGIGAAAALLFAKEGADVALVARNAAKLAAVAKQIEALGKKPLVIRADISNETEASTVVSKTVEHFGKLDVLVNNAGIEVQGTILNGDALEAFDKVMKLNVRAVIQLTTLAAPFLAKTKGNIVNVSSIASILTSKYPTGLPYYVSKAALDHFTRCAALELASIGVRVNSVNPGPVDNEFPTNNNLGDASVINQERAKIAPLGFLAKSEEIADVILFLASEKARSVTGSSYFIDNGFVLKG, encoded by the coding sequence ATGTCTTTAATTAATAAAGTAGTGATAGTGACTGGCGCCAGCTCCGGCATCGGCGCAGCGGCGGCGTTACTCTTCGCCAAGGAGGGCGCGGACGTGGCTCTCGTCGCGAGGAACGCGGCCAAGCTCGCAGCCGTCGCCAAGCAAATCGAAGCGCTAGGCAAGAAACCACTGGTCATCCGAGCTGATATTTCCAATGAAACAGAAGCTAGCACAGTCGTCTCAAAAACGGTCGAACACTTCGGAAAATTAGACGTACTCGTCAATAATGCTGGAATAGAAGTACAGGGAACCATTCTGAACGGTGATGCATTGGAAGCGTTCGATAAAGTAATGAAACTAAACGTTCGAGCGGTGATCCAGCTGACTACCTTAGCCGCTCCTTTCCTCGCTAAGACTAAAGGGAACATTGTCAACGTCTCAAGCATAGCGTCAATACTCACGAGCAAATATCCAACGGGCCTACCATATTACGTATCGAAAGCGGCGTTGGACCATTTTACTCGGTGTGCAGCATTGGAACTAGCATCTATCGGAGTCAGAGTAAACAGCGTCAATCCTGGACCGGTCGACAATGAATTTCCTACCAACAACAATCTTGGAGATGCCAGTGTCATCAATCAGGAACGCGCGAAAATCGCTCCCCTAGGATTTCTGGCCAAGAGCGAGGAGATTGCAGATGTGATCCTGTTCCTAGCTAGCGAGAAGGCTAGAAGCGTTACTGGTTCCAGTTACTTCATTGACAACGGGTTCGTTTTGAAGGGGTAA
- the LOC134671174 gene encoding 3-oxoacyl-[acyl-carrier-protein] reductase FabG-like: MSFNSKVVLVTGASSGIGAATALLFAKEGADVALVARNAAKLAAVAKQIEALGKKPLVIRADISNETEASTVVSKTVDHFGKLDVLVNNAGIAVEGSILNGDALDAYDKIMKLNVRAAIQLTTLAAPFLAKTKGNIVNVSSIASTLTSKSPTGLPYCVSKVALDHFTRCSALELASIGIRVNSVNPGPVDNEFATNNNQGDSRIITQECAKISPLAFLAKSEEIADVILFLASEKARSVTGSNCVIDNGFLLKG; the protein is encoded by the coding sequence ATGTCTTTCAATAGTAAAGTAGTGTTAGTGACTGGCGCCAGCTCTGGCATCGGCGCAGCGACGGCGTTACTCTTCGCCAAGGAGGGCGCGGACGTGGCTCTCGTCGCGAGGAACGCGGCCAAGCTCGCAGCCGTCGCCAAGCAAATCGAAGCGCTAGGCAAGAAACCACTGGTCATCCGAGCTGATATTTCCAATGAAACAGAAGCTAGCACAGTCGTCTCAAAAACGGTCGACCACTTTGGAAAATTAGATGTACTCGTCAATAATGCTGGAATAGCCGTAGAGGGATCCATTCTGAACGGTGATGCATTAGACGCGTAcgataaaataatgaaactaaACGTTCGAGCGGCGATACAACTGACTACCTTAGCCGCTCCTTTCCTCGCTAAGACTAAAGGGAACATTGTCAACGTCTCAAGCATAGCATCAACACTCACGAGCAAATCGCCCACGGGCTTACCATATTGCGTATCGAAGGTGGCGTTGGACCATTTTACTCGGTGTTCAGCATTGGAACTAGCGTCTATCGGAATCAGAGTAAACAGCGTCAATCCTGGACCAGTCGACAATGAATTTGCTACCAACAACAATCAAGGAGATTCCAGGATTATTACTCAGGAATGCGCCAAAATCTCTCCCCTGGCATTTTTGGCCAAGAGCGAGGAGATTGCAGATGTGATCCTGTTCCTAGCTAGCGAGAAGGCTAGAAGCGTTACTGGTTCCAACTGTGTCATTGACAACGGGTTCCTTTTGAAAGGGTAA